Proteins encoded within one genomic window of Pedobacter africanus:
- a CDS encoding AraC family transcriptional regulator — protein MKEHFPVLGIKEFQYDLAADDALLYHEIHGERFIEKPHKHDFFVFLLFETGSGTHSIDFLDHEVRNHQMHLLFPDQVHRWELGADTSAYQLMISRSVFESFANSLMFSFAHYRNHPVIHLNPEVFQKLLYEFKAIQHELNAKPVLWDIVNLRSRIIAGLVNHEAEIKFNDLTVYKAKPGLFKFLSLIDLHFKEEKSVTFYADKLNITANYLNILCKRHFNASASQLIQNRVILEAKRLLHASEKSVKEIAFELGFYDLAYFSRFFKAQTGTSPRQFRE, from the coding sequence ATGAAGGAGCATTTTCCGGTACTTGGTATAAAGGAATTTCAGTATGACCTGGCTGCGGATGATGCTTTGCTTTATCATGAGATACATGGGGAGCGGTTCATTGAAAAGCCCCATAAACACGACTTTTTTGTCTTCCTGCTGTTTGAAACGGGAAGCGGAACGCATTCTATTGATTTTTTGGATCATGAAGTAAGGAACCACCAGATGCACCTGCTGTTTCCAGATCAGGTGCACCGCTGGGAATTGGGAGCAGACACTTCTGCTTATCAGCTGATGATCAGCAGAAGTGTTTTTGAGAGCTTTGCAAACTCCCTCATGTTCTCCTTTGCACATTATAGAAACCATCCGGTAATTCACCTGAACCCGGAAGTTTTTCAAAAGCTTTTGTACGAGTTCAAAGCCATACAACACGAGCTTAATGCAAAGCCCGTGTTGTGGGATATTGTGAACTTACGAAGCAGGATTATTGCCGGTTTGGTAAATCATGAAGCAGAAATTAAGTTTAACGATCTGACAGTTTATAAGGCAAAACCAGGCCTGTTTAAGTTCCTTTCGCTGATTGACCTACATTTCAAAGAAGAAAAATCAGTAACCTTTTATGCCGATAAACTCAACATCACGGCTAATTACCTGAACATCCTTTGCAAAAGGCATTTTAACGCATCGGCTAGCCAGCTGATCCAGAACAGGGTAATACTGGAAGCCAAACGTCTTTTGCATGCTTCAGAAAAATCTGTAAAAGAGATTGCCTTTGAACTGGGTTTTTACGATCTGGCTTATTTTTCCAGGTTTTTCAAGGCCCAAACAGGTACATCCCCAAGACAATTCAGGGAATAG
- a CDS encoding NAD(P)H-binding protein gives MNFTITGSLGNISKPLAETLIVAGHQVTIISSKPDKARAIEALGATAAIGSVEDVDFLTAAFKGKDAIYTMVPPNFGASNIRDFIGSTGKKYAEAIKASGVKKVVNLSSIGAHLDGGSGPISGLHDVEQAYSELDGVAVKHLRPAYFYTNFYGNVDMIKHAGILGSNYDAATPLVLVHPNDIAAAAAEELQQGFAGKSVRYIASDETTAANVAKVLGTAIGKPELPWVEFNDEDALQGMLQAGLPEVMAKSYVEMGAATRSRILYAHYFNNRPASLGKIKLEDFAKEFAKAFV, from the coding sequence ATGAATTTTACAATCACAGGATCACTAGGAAATATCAGTAAACCATTGGCAGAAACTTTAATCGTCGCCGGACATCAGGTAACCATCATCAGTAGCAAACCAGATAAAGCTCGGGCTATTGAAGCGTTGGGCGCAACCGCGGCCATCGGCTCTGTAGAAGATGTGGATTTCCTTACGGCAGCCTTTAAAGGTAAAGATGCTATTTACACCATGGTGCCACCAAATTTTGGGGCTTCAAACATCAGGGATTTTATTGGTTCAACAGGCAAAAAATATGCAGAGGCCATTAAGGCTTCTGGTGTAAAAAAGGTAGTTAACCTGAGCAGTATCGGCGCGCACCTGGATGGCGGTAGCGGCCCTATCTCAGGCCTGCATGATGTAGAACAAGCTTATAGTGAGCTGGATGGCGTAGCGGTTAAGCACCTGCGCCCCGCCTATTTTTACACCAATTTTTATGGAAATGTGGATATGATTAAGCATGCTGGCATCCTGGGCTCAAATTATGATGCAGCAACGCCGCTGGTGCTGGTACATCCTAACGATATTGCCGCTGCTGCTGCCGAAGAATTGCAGCAAGGTTTTGCAGGTAAGAGTGTGCGCTATATTGCCAGTGATGAAACCACTGCAGCCAATGTGGCTAAGGTATTGGGTACTGCTATTGGCAAACCAGAACTGCCATGGGTAGAATTTAACGACGAAGATGCTTTACAGGGCATGCTGCAAGCAGGTTTGCCAGAGGTAATGGCCAAAAGTTATGTAGAAATGGGGGCAGCTACCCGGAGCCGTATACTATATGCACATTATTTTAACAACAGACCGGCTTCATTGGGAAAAATAAAGCTGGAGGATTTTGCAAAGGAATTTGCAAAAGCATTCGTTTAG
- a CDS encoding winged helix-turn-helix transcriptional regulator, translating to MTAIKESSTRNFNKQASATYCPVTYVMNKIGGHWKPIILYHLSNGPKRYSELKRAIPEITEKMLIQHLKQLQEDELVLRTAEPVIPPFVTYSLTPSGAGLQPVLNAMATWGLDDMKRR from the coding sequence ATGACAGCGATTAAAGAAAGCTCTACGCGTAATTTCAACAAACAGGCATCTGCTACCTATTGCCCTGTTACTTATGTAATGAACAAAATTGGCGGACATTGGAAGCCCATTATCTTATACCATCTTTCAAATGGCCCAAAACGCTACAGCGAATTAAAACGCGCCATTCCTGAAATTACAGAAAAAATGCTCATCCAGCATCTAAAGCAGCTGCAGGAAGATGAACTGGTGCTCAGAACCGCAGAACCCGTGATACCTCCCTTTGTAACCTATTCTTTAACGCCTTCGGGTGCCGGGCTGCAGCCAGTATTAAACGCAATGGCTACATGGGGGCTGGATGATATGAAGCGGAGATGA
- the mnmH gene encoding tRNA 2-selenouridine(34) synthase MnmH → MIRSIAIQDFLSMQEPVPLIDVRTPAEFAQGKVPGAFNIPIFTNDERVQVGTTYKQIGREQAILLGFDLTGNKWSGFIKQALEIAPGKKIALHCWRGGMRSGAMAWAFDLYGFEVYLISGGYKNYRRWALEQFKKSYPLTVLGGMTGSGKTRILQQLQAMGEQVIDLEALAQHQGSSYGTMNKMVQPTQEQFENNLALQLHLLNPERPVWVEDESLTIGKRCIPKTFWDQMRTACLFKVEVPLNHRITTLAQEYGELDKDFLVECTERIWKRLGPEQTRNAINAIRENRMEDFVSYVLAYYDKTYTTGLNKRKPESIISIRVNGKDIAADAASVLAAKHHSKN, encoded by the coding sequence ATGATCAGATCCATTGCCATTCAGGATTTCCTGTCTATGCAGGAACCTGTCCCTTTAATTGATGTAAGAACACCCGCCGAATTTGCCCAAGGCAAGGTTCCGGGCGCATTCAACATCCCAATATTTACCAATGATGAGCGTGTTCAGGTGGGCACCACCTACAAGCAAATCGGTAGGGAACAGGCCATTCTGCTGGGGTTTGACCTTACAGGAAATAAATGGTCGGGCTTTATTAAACAGGCCCTGGAAATTGCCCCCGGTAAAAAAATTGCCCTTCACTGTTGGCGGGGCGGCATGCGGAGCGGCGCCATGGCATGGGCTTTTGACTTGTATGGCTTTGAAGTATACCTGATTTCGGGCGGTTATAAAAACTACCGCCGATGGGCCCTGGAACAATTTAAAAAATCATATCCACTGACTGTTTTAGGAGGCATGACGGGTTCTGGCAAAACCAGAATACTGCAGCAACTACAGGCCATGGGAGAACAGGTTATCGACCTGGAGGCACTTGCACAGCATCAGGGCTCATCCTACGGCACAATGAACAAAATGGTTCAACCAACCCAGGAGCAGTTTGAAAATAACCTGGCCCTGCAGCTGCACCTGCTCAATCCGGAACGGCCGGTATGGGTAGAAGACGAAAGCCTGACCATTGGCAAAAGATGTATCCCTAAAACATTCTGGGACCAAATGCGTACAGCCTGTTTATTTAAGGTTGAGGTCCCTTTAAACCACCGCATAACTACATTGGCGCAGGAATACGGAGAACTGGATAAAGATTTCCTTGTTGAATGTACCGAACGCATCTGGAAAAGACTGGGGCCAGAACAAACCAGGAATGCGATAAATGCCATCCGGGAAAACCGTATGGAAGATTTTGTAAGCTATGTGCTGGCTTATTACGACAAGACCTACACCACAGGATTAAATAAGCGCAAACCGGAAAGCATCATTTCAATACGTGTTAACGGCAAAGATATAGCTGCCGATGCCGCAAGTGTCCTGGCGGCAAAACACCATTCAAAAAATTAA
- the selD gene encoding selenide, water dikinase SelD — protein sequence MEHNDIKLTQYSHGAGCGCKISPAILDKILHSSVPATTDPRLLVGNDKRDDAAVFDLGNGSGLISTTDFFMPIVDDAYDFGRIASANAISDVYAMGGKPVMAIAILGWPIEKLPAEVAQRVLEGARAICAEAGITLAGGHSIDCPEPVFGLSVNGLVDIPKLKQNSTGTSGCRLYITKALGVGILSTAQKRGLLRSEDAAIALKSMTTLNKPGELFGKLDCVKAMTDVTGFGLLGHLSEMCEGSNLSAVVEFDKVPVIPSLPFYLEQNCYPGGTQRNWNSYGHKVTELTDQQKYILADPQTSGGLLVAVSPEGAAEFEAILKQQGLADNQLVPFGWLEAPSAGPLIKVI from the coding sequence ATGGAACACAACGATATCAAACTTACCCAATACTCTCACGGTGCCGGGTGCGGCTGTAAAATCAGTCCGGCTATACTGGACAAAATTCTGCACAGCAGTGTACCCGCCACTACGGATCCCCGTTTACTGGTGGGGAACGACAAGCGCGACGATGCCGCGGTCTTTGATCTGGGCAATGGATCCGGCCTGATCTCCACAACTGATTTTTTTATGCCTATTGTAGATGATGCCTACGACTTCGGGCGAATCGCTTCTGCAAATGCAATCAGCGATGTGTATGCTATGGGCGGAAAGCCTGTAATGGCAATTGCCATCCTCGGCTGGCCCATTGAAAAGTTACCGGCAGAGGTAGCCCAACGGGTACTGGAAGGCGCCAGGGCCATCTGTGCAGAGGCCGGCATAACGCTGGCCGGCGGACACAGCATCGATTGTCCTGAACCGGTCTTCGGGCTTTCCGTTAATGGCCTGGTCGACATTCCAAAACTCAAGCAAAACTCCACAGGCACCAGCGGATGTCGTTTATACATCACCAAAGCCCTGGGTGTGGGGATATTATCTACTGCGCAGAAACGTGGCCTGTTACGGTCCGAAGATGCAGCTATAGCGCTTAAAAGCATGACTACGCTCAATAAACCGGGCGAGCTATTTGGAAAACTGGATTGTGTAAAGGCAATGACCGATGTAACCGGTTTTGGATTGCTTGGGCACCTCAGCGAAATGTGCGAGGGCAGTAACCTGTCGGCTGTAGTTGAATTTGATAAAGTTCCTGTTATCCCTTCCCTACCCTTTTACCTCGAGCAAAACTGCTATCCGGGCGGCACCCAAAGGAACTGGAACAGCTATGGCCACAAAGTAACTGAGCTTACAGACCAGCAAAAATACATACTGGCAGATCCCCAGACCAGCGGTGGCCTGCTTGTGGCGGTTAGCCCTGAAGGCGCAGCCGAATTTGAGGCTATATTGAAGCAACAGGGCCTTGCAGACAATCAGCTTGTTCCTTTCGGCTGGCTGGAAGCTCCTTCTGCGGGGCCACTAATTAAGGTCATTTAG
- a CDS encoding DUF2200 domain-containing protein, translated as MNNSSAQQERIAKMTFASVYPLYVAKVERKGRTKAELHQVITWLTGFDDRKLQQLIEEKATFETFFQQAVLNPNATLITGLICGYRIEEIEEPLTRKVRYLDKLVDELAKGRKMEKILRSS; from the coding sequence ATGAACAATTCCAGTGCACAACAAGAACGCATTGCAAAAATGACTTTTGCCTCTGTTTACCCTCTGTATGTGGCAAAGGTGGAAAGGAAAGGCAGAACAAAAGCGGAACTGCACCAGGTTATAACATGGCTAACCGGTTTTGACGACAGGAAACTGCAGCAACTGATTGAAGAAAAGGCAACTTTTGAAACTTTCTTTCAGCAGGCCGTTCTGAACCCCAATGCAACACTCATTACCGGACTCATCTGCGGGTACCGCATTGAAGAAATTGAAGAGCCTTTAACCCGGAAGGTACGCTACCTGGATAAACTGGTAGACGAGCTGGCCAAGGGCAGAAAAATGGAGAAAATATTGAGAAGTTCCTGA
- a CDS encoding arylsulfatase, producing the protein MKQVILSWALMMLGLAASAQRPQKPNIIYIYADDLGYGETGPYGQTKIKTPNLDRMAREGMTFTQHYTGTPVCAPARCMLMTGKHGGHAYIRGNYEMGGFTDESEGGQMPLPEGTFTLPKMLKLAGYATGITGKWGLGMAGTTGNPLLQGFDYFYGYADQKQAHNYYPTHLWENDHWDKLNNPAFLVHQRLDQARATEKDFERFSGTDYAPAKMTEKALRFIDQHKGGPFFLYMPYTIPHVALQAPKQYVDQYIGKFPDEKPYYGESGYSPCRYPLSTYAAMITFLDEQVGIVMKKVRELGLDKNTIILFSSDNGPTFNGGVDPVFFNSNGGLRGLKMDVFEGGIREPFIARWPGKIKPGSKNDFISAQFDMMATFAEIAGAKTNQTDGISLLPTLTGNEKMQKQREYLYFEYPEKGGQLAIRYGDWKGVKTELRKNPDNRWMIFNLKDDPSETQDVAAQHPDLIEKFDQIVKKEHQKAHINEWEFLDNKMKLLK; encoded by the coding sequence ATGAAACAAGTGATCTTATCCTGGGCATTGATGATGCTTGGCCTGGCAGCGTCTGCGCAGAGACCTCAAAAACCCAATATCATTTATATTTACGCGGATGACCTGGGCTATGGGGAAACAGGGCCTTATGGCCAGACAAAGATCAAAACCCCAAACCTGGACCGCATGGCCCGGGAAGGAATGACCTTTACGCAGCACTACACCGGAACACCCGTTTGTGCGCCTGCCCGATGTATGCTCATGACTGGCAAGCACGGCGGGCATGCCTATATCCGCGGTAATTACGAAATGGGCGGTTTTACTGATGAAAGTGAGGGCGGACAGATGCCGCTGCCGGAGGGTACATTTACCCTGCCTAAAATGCTGAAGTTGGCAGGTTATGCCACGGGCATCACCGGAAAATGGGGATTGGGAATGGCAGGTACCACCGGCAATCCCTTGCTGCAGGGTTTTGACTACTTTTATGGTTATGCCGATCAGAAGCAGGCCCACAACTATTACCCTACACATTTATGGGAAAATGACCATTGGGACAAACTCAACAACCCTGCATTTTTAGTTCACCAGCGACTGGACCAAGCCAGGGCAACAGAAAAGGATTTTGAGCGGTTTTCGGGAACGGATTACGCGCCGGCAAAAATGACGGAAAAAGCGCTCAGGTTTATTGATCAGCATAAAGGTGGGCCCTTCTTTTTGTATATGCCCTATACCATCCCACATGTGGCCCTGCAGGCACCGAAGCAGTATGTAGACCAGTATATAGGTAAGTTCCCTGACGAAAAACCGTATTACGGAGAAAGCGGTTACTCGCCCTGCAGATATCCATTGTCTACCTATGCCGCAATGATCACTTTTCTGGATGAGCAGGTAGGCATCGTAATGAAGAAGGTAAGGGAACTGGGGCTGGATAAAAATACGATCATCCTGTTCTCGAGCGATAACGGCCCTACCTTTAACGGAGGGGTGGATCCCGTATTTTTTAACAGCAATGGCGGTTTGCGCGGATTAAAAATGGATGTATTCGAAGGAGGGATCCGTGAGCCTTTTATTGCACGCTGGCCGGGCAAAATAAAGCCTGGCTCGAAAAATGATTTTATTTCGGCCCAGTTTGATATGATGGCCACTTTTGCAGAAATCGCCGGTGCCAAAACAAATCAGACAGATGGCATTTCACTGTTGCCTACCTTAACAGGGAATGAAAAAATGCAAAAACAACGGGAATACCTTTATTTTGAATATCCTGAAAAAGGAGGACAGCTGGCGATCAGGTATGGCGACTGGAAAGGCGTAAAAACAGAACTGCGTAAAAACCCGGATAACCGCTGGATGATCTTTAATTTAAAGGATGATCCTTCGGAAACACAGGATGTTGCCGCTCAGCATCCTGATTTAATTGAGAAGTTTGACCAGATTGTAAAGAAAGAACACCAGAAAGCCCACATCAATGAATGGGAATTTCTGGATAATAAAATGAAGCTCCTGAAATGA
- a CDS encoding sulfatase family protein, giving the protein MKTRTWLTLCMLVFALAANAQKPNVIYIYADDLGYGDLSCYGAEKIKTPNLDRLAASGIRFTDAHCTSATCTPSRYALMIGQYPWRKQGTGVLPGDAALIIPTDKLTLPKLFKTAGYKTAIVGKWHLGLGEAVAKDWNGAVKPGPNEVGFDYSFIFPATADRVPTVFLENHKVVALDANDPIAVDYVKKVGDEPTGKEHPELLKLQSSPGQGHNQTIVNGIGRIGYMSGGKMARWVDEEVSTTFLATAQHFIEENKSRPFFLYFSLTEPHVPRMPATRFKGKSGLGLRGDAILQLDWTVGEITKQLAALGIEKNTLIIFTSDNGPVLDDGYQDEAVTRLNGHTPAGKLRGGKYSAFEGGTRVPFILSWKSQVKPQVSKALVSQMDLLASFAALLGQKVAAGEAPDSENLIDALTGKSQKGRSVLVQQGGALSVVKDGWKYISPSNGPAFMKLVAIESGSLESPQLYNLNEDIAEQHNLAVKYPEKVKELSTILQQIKEKK; this is encoded by the coding sequence ATGAAAACGAGAACCTGGTTAACCCTTTGCATGCTTGTATTTGCCCTGGCTGCCAACGCCCAAAAACCCAATGTCATTTACATTTATGCAGATGATTTGGGATATGGGGATTTGAGCTGTTATGGTGCCGAGAAAATAAAAACACCTAACCTGGACAGGCTTGCCGCCTCGGGAATACGTTTTACCGATGCGCATTGTACATCGGCAACCTGTACCCCTTCCCGCTATGCTTTAATGATCGGCCAATATCCTTGGCGCAAACAGGGAACCGGTGTTTTGCCTGGGGATGCGGCCTTGATTATCCCAACGGATAAACTAACCTTGCCAAAACTGTTTAAGACGGCAGGCTACAAAACTGCAATAGTAGGTAAGTGGCATCTGGGCCTGGGAGAGGCCGTGGCCAAGGACTGGAACGGAGCGGTAAAGCCCGGACCGAATGAAGTTGGCTTCGATTATTCTTTCATTTTTCCGGCTACTGCAGACAGGGTGCCTACCGTATTTTTAGAGAACCATAAGGTGGTTGCGCTTGATGCAAATGATCCGATAGCGGTTGATTATGTAAAGAAAGTAGGCGATGAACCTACGGGAAAAGAGCACCCTGAACTGTTAAAACTGCAATCCTCACCCGGACAAGGGCATAACCAGACCATAGTAAATGGAATTGGCAGGATAGGTTACATGAGTGGGGGTAAGATGGCCAGATGGGTTGATGAAGAGGTATCGACTACCTTTCTGGCTACGGCCCAGCATTTTATTGAAGAAAATAAAAGCAGGCCTTTCTTCCTGTATTTCTCCCTTACAGAGCCGCATGTACCCCGCATGCCAGCTACACGTTTTAAAGGTAAGAGTGGCCTGGGTTTAAGAGGTGATGCCATTTTGCAGCTCGACTGGACTGTAGGGGAAATCACGAAGCAGCTGGCTGCACTCGGGATCGAGAAAAATACCTTGATTATATTTACCAGCGATAACGGGCCTGTACTGGATGATGGCTACCAGGATGAAGCTGTAACCAGGCTTAATGGACATACACCTGCCGGAAAGCTAAGGGGAGGCAAGTACAGCGCATTTGAAGGCGGTACCCGTGTGCCTTTTATATTGAGCTGGAAAAGCCAGGTTAAACCGCAGGTTTCTAAAGCTTTGGTAAGCCAAATGGACTTATTGGCCTCCTTTGCCGCATTGCTTGGACAAAAAGTTGCAGCAGGGGAAGCTCCTGACAGCGAAAACCTGATAGACGCCCTAACCGGAAAGTCGCAAAAAGGGCGTTCGGTATTGGTACAGCAGGGCGGAGCACTGTCTGTTGTGAAAGATGGCTGGAAATACATCAGTCCTTCGAATGGTCCTGCATTCATGAAACTGGTGGCAATTGAATCAGGAAGCCTGGAAAGCCCGCAGCTTTACAATTTAAATGAGGATATTGCTGAACAGCATAATCTGGCCGTGAAATATCCTGAAAAAGTGAAGGAATTATCGACCATTTTACAGCAGATCAAAGAAAAAAAATAA
- a CDS encoding sulfatase-like hydrolase/transferase, protein MMIRSDKLMARFGCIVMMLLIAGIMTPAGAQKKTGRPNIIFILSDDAGYADFGFQSNRLIPTPNIDRIAAEGVKFSNAYVTGAVCSPSRAGILTGVNQATFGQVYNFVQNVKYTIPVDSFGLPVNQKLVGQYLKPLGYTTGIVGKWHEGFAARFHPNSRGFDYFWGFLWGSNNYTAGTAKKVEENKRPLAAEDIPYMTDAIGNQSVSFIRRNAGKPFFLYVSFNAPHTPMQAKPELLQKYEGKFGSKGRELNAAMTESMDENIGKILKELEACHLLDNTLVVFTNDNGGQVIHSFADNYPLRGLKGQVYEGGVRVPMALMWRGKVKAGTVYEPPVSTLDLLPAFINAAGDKAGKYAVLQGTDIVKLVNGRLKKKERTFYWYIAKDHGAIRKGNWKMDFVPGKAPQLYNLATDISENQDLYTTEPEIAKQLYTLFYKWKDSLPKPGWVPLKTADQLDIQ, encoded by the coding sequence ATGATGATCCGTTCAGATAAGCTGATGGCCCGGTTTGGATGTATAGTCATGATGCTGCTGATTGCCGGCATCATGACCCCCGCAGGGGCGCAGAAAAAAACGGGCAGGCCAAACATTATTTTCATTTTAAGCGACGATGCCGGTTATGCAGATTTTGGTTTCCAGAGTAATAGGCTTATCCCTACACCCAATATTGACAGGATTGCAGCGGAAGGGGTAAAGTTCAGCAATGCCTATGTTACCGGTGCGGTATGCAGCCCTTCGCGGGCAGGGATACTGACCGGAGTAAACCAGGCTACCTTTGGGCAGGTATATAATTTTGTGCAAAATGTAAAATATACCATTCCGGTAGACAGCTTTGGTTTGCCTGTGAACCAGAAACTCGTTGGGCAGTACCTGAAACCTCTGGGCTATACTACAGGTATTGTGGGTAAATGGCATGAAGGCTTTGCAGCGCGTTTTCATCCGAACAGCCGTGGTTTCGATTATTTCTGGGGTTTTTTATGGGGTAGTAATAATTATACTGCCGGTACAGCTAAAAAGGTTGAAGAAAACAAAAGGCCGCTAGCCGCAGAAGACATTCCCTACATGACGGATGCCATCGGAAACCAGTCCGTAAGCTTTATACGCCGCAATGCAGGAAAGCCATTTTTCCTGTATGTATCTTTTAATGCACCCCATACCCCAATGCAGGCCAAGCCAGAATTGCTGCAGAAGTATGAAGGTAAGTTTGGCTCAAAAGGCCGGGAACTGAATGCTGCCATGACAGAAAGTATGGACGAAAATATAGGTAAGATACTAAAGGAACTGGAAGCCTGCCATTTGCTGGATAATACGCTTGTTGTTTTTACCAACGACAATGGCGGACAGGTAATCCATAGTTTTGCCGACAATTATCCGCTAAGAGGGCTAAAAGGCCAGGTGTATGAGGGGGGGGTCAGGGTGCCCATGGCGCTGATGTGGAGAGGAAAGGTAAAGGCAGGAACTGTGTACGAACCACCCGTATCAACGCTTGATCTGCTGCCGGCCTTTATCAATGCAGCAGGCGATAAAGCCGGAAAATATGCAGTATTACAAGGTACGGATATTGTAAAACTGGTGAATGGCCGGTTGAAAAAAAAGGAAAGGACTTTTTATTGGTATATTGCTAAAGATCATGGGGCCATCAGAAAAGGAAATTGGAAAATGGACTTTGTACCCGGCAAAGCACCGCAATTGTACAACCTGGCTACAGACATTTCTGAAAACCAGGATCTTTACACTACGGAGCCAGAAATTGCAAAACAGCTGTACACCCTTTTTTACAAATGGAAGGACAGCCTGCCCAAGCCCGGCTGGGTTCCCCTGAAAACAGCAGATCAGCTTGATATTCAATAA
- a CDS encoding RagB/SusD family nutrient uptake outer membrane protein — MKNSYLNRFLPFLLILVALASACRKELDKTPLDQFSNEAFWTSEQNIMQALTGVYRGNIQMLANPTGAEFSATDWWSYHGLLYLEFATDNAYDRRGDNSGFNIMTNGTHTANNIYLSYYWNASYTRIARCNFFLENIGKATIDGAKVNRMTAEVKFIRACQYFYLSQYFGAVPLVTKTLTLPEANTVTKATKDQVQDFVEAELKAIAPALPRFGQLAAAERGRATAQAALAFLGRLYLAEQKWSDAVTTYKQIIDFNDNSIDPNFESLFNGTNETSREIIFATQYLQDLAPNAMMQHNYPRTLGGFVLHCPLGSLVESYEFKDGTPFSYTDARYNAADLGQNRDPRLKFTVLYNGQPFKNITYISHPDNMASLDRLSTSLQATRTGFCIKKFNSEAFSGGDLQNSGIDLPIIRYAEILLSYLEAKLEKGDAIDMGLLDATINLVRGRSTVNMPKVTETNPALLRVILRRERRNELALEGIRYWDLLRWKNIAQVLNGDFYGAPFPGATNLRKKGTATDPYGRWYVTSKAFRAGQDELWPIPQSEVNNNPNLK; from the coding sequence ATGAAAAATTCATATTTAAATAGATTTTTACCGTTCCTGCTGATATTGGTAGCCCTGGCTTCTGCCTGCCGCAAAGAGCTGGACAAAACACCTTTGGATCAGTTTTCAAACGAGGCCTTCTGGACTTCCGAACAAAACATTATGCAGGCACTTACGGGGGTATACCGAGGTAATATACAAATGCTGGCCAACCCTACGGGCGCAGAGTTTTCAGCTACGGATTGGTGGTCATACCATGGCCTGTTGTACCTGGAATTTGCTACAGACAATGCCTATGACCGCAGGGGCGATAATTCGGGGTTCAATATAATGACTAATGGTACGCATACGGCAAATAATATTTATTTGTCATACTATTGGAACGCAAGCTATACAAGAATTGCCCGCTGCAATTTTTTTCTGGAAAATATAGGCAAAGCTACCATTGATGGGGCCAAGGTTAACCGGATGACGGCTGAAGTGAAATTCATCAGGGCCTGTCAGTATTTTTACCTTTCGCAGTATTTCGGTGCAGTTCCATTGGTTACCAAAACACTTACCCTGCCAGAAGCAAATACAGTAACTAAAGCCACTAAAGACCAGGTACAGGACTTTGTTGAAGCTGAGCTAAAAGCCATTGCACCGGCGCTGCCGCGTTTTGGACAGCTGGCGGCTGCAGAACGCGGAAGGGCCACAGCCCAGGCTGCGCTGGCTTTTCTGGGCAGGTTATACCTCGCTGAACAAAAGTGGAGCGATGCGGTAACCACCTATAAGCAGATTATAGATTTTAACGACAACAGCATTGACCCTAATTTTGAGAGCCTGTTTAACGGTACCAACGAAACCAGCAGGGAAATTATTTTTGCTACCCAGTACCTTCAAGACCTGGCACCCAATGCCATGATGCAGCACAATTACCCAAGAACATTGGGTGGTTTTGTGCTCCATTGCCCGCTGGGCAGCCTTGTAGAGTCTTATGAGTTTAAAGATGGAACACCATTTTCGTACACAGATGCCCGTTACAATGCGGCAGATTTGGGTCAGAACCGCGATCCTCGTTTAAAATTTACCGTGTTGTACAATGGCCAGCCATTTAAAAATATCACTTATATCAGTCACCCTGATAATATGGCTTCGCTAGACCGCCTGTCTACCAGTTTACAGGCTACGCGTACCGGGTTCTGCATTAAAAAGTTCAACAGTGAGGCTTTTAGTGGCGGCGACCTGCAAAATTCAGGTATAGACCTGCCCATCATCCGCTACGCGGAAATATTGCTCAGTTACCTGGAAGCCAAACTGGAAAAAGGTGACGCTATAGATATGGGCCTGCTGGATGCTACGATAAACCTGGTGAGGGGTAGAAGTACGGTGAATATGCCAAAGGTAACCGAAACAAACCCGGCCCTGTTAAGAGTGATTTTACGCAGGGAGCGCAGGAATGAGCTGGCACTTGAAGGCATCCGTTACTGGGACTTGCTGCGCTGGAAAAATATAGCCCAGGTACTGAATGGCGATTTTTATGGGGCTCCTTTTCCTGGAGCAACAAACCTGCGTAAAAAAGGGACTGCTACTGATCCATATGGTCGCTGGTATGTAACTTCAAAAGCATTCAGGGCGGGGCAGGACGAGCTGTGGCCAATTCCACAGTCGGAAGTAAACAACAACCCAAACCTTAAATAA